A single region of the Streptomyces vilmorinianum genome encodes:
- a CDS encoding LysR family transcriptional regulator: MTDLAPHELRVLVAVGRERGFSAAASALGMTQSAVSHSVRTSERKLGAVLFDRGRTGATPTAAGERALAHARRVLRLLEVMAAEVRGAESGTAAGPLRIAAFRSAALHLLPRALERLAARHPAIVPEVRIVREVGRGTAGEVLDGRADLGIATIGTTSPVPPQLVGGVLVEEGYALVHPAGHAAPRSLPLVDWTENCSSYTRAWWAEQDWLPAATVEAEDDGAVLSMVSSGFGMAVMPELSLVGAPPSVRITDLGPERPTRTVGYVTTPELARSLAVRALIRELRAGVT; encoded by the coding sequence ATGACCGACCTTGCGCCGCACGAACTGCGCGTCCTGGTGGCCGTCGGGCGCGAGCGCGGCTTCTCGGCCGCCGCGAGCGCGCTCGGCATGACCCAGTCCGCCGTCTCCCACTCGGTGCGCACCAGTGAGCGCAAGCTCGGCGCCGTCCTCTTCGACCGGGGCAGGACCGGGGCCACGCCCACCGCGGCCGGGGAGCGGGCCCTCGCCCATGCCCGGCGGGTGCTGCGGCTGCTCGAGGTGATGGCGGCGGAGGTGCGGGGCGCGGAGAGCGGAACCGCCGCCGGGCCGCTGCGGATCGCCGCCTTCCGCAGCGCCGCGCTGCATCTGCTGCCGCGCGCCCTGGAACGGCTGGCCGCCCGCCATCCGGCCATCGTCCCGGAGGTGCGGATCGTACGGGAGGTGGGGCGCGGGACGGCCGGCGAGGTCCTCGACGGGCGGGCGGACCTCGGCATCGCGACGATCGGGACGACGTCCCCCGTACCCCCGCAGCTGGTCGGGGGCGTGCTCGTCGAGGAGGGGTACGCGCTGGTGCACCCGGCCGGGCACGCGGCGCCGCGCTCGCTGCCGCTCGTGGACTGGACGGAGAACTGCTCCTCCTACACGCGCGCGTGGTGGGCGGAGCAGGACTGGCTGCCGGCCGCGACCGTCGAGGCCGAGGACGACGGAGCGGTGCTCTCGATGGTGAGCAGTGGTTTCGGCATGGCCGTGATGCCGGAACTCTCCCTGGTCGGAGCACCGCCCTCGGTGCGGATCACCGATCTCGGTCCGGAGCGGCCGACGCGGACCGTCGGCTATGTCACCACCCCTGAGCTGGCACGATCCCTCGCCGTACGGGCCCTGATCCGCGAGCTGCGGGCCGGTGTGACCTGA
- a CDS encoding GNAT family N-acetyltransferase, protein MVRVGEGETGGVTVTTAATHELGTGRLRAIRRMLDTAFDGDFSDEDWDHALGGVHACIEDDHGIAAHGSVVMRRVLHNSRSYRVGYVEGVGVRADRRRQGLAGLVMAELERVIDGAYAFGALSASDEGAALYRARGWEPWKGRIEVLGPDGIVRLPDEEGSTYLRPAAGGPLPDPTAALVFDWRDGDVL, encoded by the coding sequence GCAGCCACCCATGAACTCGGGACCGGACGTCTGCGCGCGATCAGGCGGATGCTCGACACCGCCTTCGACGGCGACTTCTCCGACGAGGACTGGGACCACGCCCTCGGCGGCGTCCACGCCTGCATCGAGGACGACCACGGCATCGCCGCCCACGGCAGCGTCGTCATGCGCCGCGTGCTGCACAACAGCCGTTCGTACCGCGTCGGTTACGTCGAAGGCGTCGGCGTCCGCGCCGACCGGCGGCGCCAGGGGCTCGCGGGGCTCGTCATGGCCGAGCTGGAGCGGGTGATCGACGGGGCGTACGCCTTCGGGGCGCTGTCCGCGTCGGACGAGGGGGCCGCGCTCTACCGGGCGCGCGGCTGGGAGCCGTGGAAGGGGCGGATCGAGGTGCTCGGCCCCGACGGGATCGTCCGTCTCCCCGACGAGGAGGGATCCACCTATCTGCGTCCGGCCGCGGGCGGCCCCCTGCCGGACCCCACCGCCGCGCTCGTCTTCGACTGGCGCGACGGCGACGTGCTCTGA
- a CDS encoding purple acid phosphatase family protein — translation MTEDTPRFGIPEALARRMSMPEQHEYLRAKLTRRRILAGSVATAAAAGTGVLAGSPAAAAVKASPTLVTASATATVDGSLVAPFGRHLAFGADPKTQMRISWQVPFAVTRPYVRVGLRPWELGAKIEAEVRALHTPSLSTKLPAVDQVYLHAGLDGLQPGTTYYYGVGHDGFDPASPERMSTLGSFRTAPAAPETFVFTAFGDQGVSYHALANDQLILGQNPAFHLHAGDICYADSTGQGKESDTYDARVWDQFLAQTESVAARVPWMVTTGNHDMEAWYSPNGYGGQSARWSLPGNGPDPALAPGVYSFTYGNVGVVALDANDVSYEIQANKGYTAGRQTAWLDRRLGELRARPEIDFVVVFFHHCAYSTSTHASDGGVRDWWVPLFAKHQVDLVVNGHNHVYERTDAIKGGEVGRTVPIGGTTDPTRDGIVYVTAGGAGKDLYSFGLGVRDSYEGHVHDHDHILTFHWTKLRLPDPDVVEWSRVRYTGFSFLAVEAVAGASPVLKVSALAESGERIDHFEVRRSAQ, via the coding sequence ATGACTGAGGACACCCCACGCTTCGGGATCCCCGAAGCCCTCGCCCGCCGTATGTCCATGCCCGAGCAACACGAGTATCTGCGCGCGAAGTTGACGCGCCGTCGGATACTCGCCGGCTCCGTCGCGACCGCCGCCGCGGCCGGGACCGGCGTGCTGGCCGGGAGTCCCGCCGCGGCTGCCGTGAAGGCCTCCCCCACCCTGGTCACGGCCTCCGCCACCGCCACCGTGGACGGCTCGCTGGTCGCCCCGTTCGGCCGCCATCTCGCCTTCGGCGCGGATCCGAAGACCCAGATGCGGATCTCCTGGCAGGTGCCCTTCGCCGTCACGCGCCCGTACGTCCGGGTGGGGCTGCGCCCCTGGGAGCTCGGGGCGAAGATCGAGGCCGAGGTGCGCGCGCTGCACACCCCCTCGCTCTCCACCAAGCTGCCGGCCGTCGACCAGGTCTATCTGCACGCGGGCCTGGACGGGCTCCAGCCGGGCACGACGTACTACTACGGCGTGGGGCACGACGGCTTCGACCCGGCCTCCCCCGAGCGGATGTCCACGCTCGGCTCGTTCCGTACGGCTCCGGCGGCGCCCGAGACCTTCGTCTTCACGGCCTTCGGCGACCAGGGCGTCAGCTACCACGCGCTCGCCAACGACCAGCTGATCCTCGGCCAGAACCCGGCGTTCCACCTGCACGCGGGCGACATCTGCTACGCGGACAGCACGGGGCAGGGCAAGGAGTCGGACACGTACGACGCCCGTGTCTGGGACCAGTTCCTGGCCCAGACGGAGAGCGTGGCGGCCCGGGTGCCGTGGATGGTGACGACCGGCAACCACGACATGGAGGCGTGGTACTCGCCGAACGGCTACGGCGGCCAGTCGGCCCGCTGGTCACTGCCCGGCAACGGCCCGGACCCGGCGCTGGCGCCCGGGGTGTACTCCTTCACCTACGGCAACGTCGGGGTCGTCGCACTCGACGCCAACGACGTCTCGTACGAGATCCAGGCCAACAAGGGCTACACGGCGGGCCGCCAGACGGCCTGGCTCGACCGGCGGCTCGGCGAGCTGCGCGCGCGGCCGGAGATCGACTTCGTGGTGGTCTTCTTCCACCACTGCGCGTACTCGACCTCCACGCACGCCTCGGACGGCGGCGTACGCGACTGGTGGGTACCGCTGTTCGCCAAGCACCAGGTGGACCTGGTGGTCAACGGGCACAACCACGTGTACGAGCGCACCGACGCGATCAAGGGCGGCGAGGTGGGCAGGACGGTGCCGATCGGCGGCACGACCGACCCGACGCGCGACGGCATCGTGTACGTCACGGCCGGCGGCGCGGGCAAGGATCTGTACAGCTTCGGGCTCGGCGTGCGGGACAGCTACGAGGGGCATGTCCACGACCACGACCACATCCTGACGTTCCACTGGACGAAGCTGCGGCTGCCGGACCCGGACGTGGTCGAGTGGTCGCGGGTGCGCTACACCGGCTTCTCGTTCCTCGCGGTGGAGGCGGTGGCCGGGGCGTCACCCGTACTGAAGGTGTCCGCGCTCGCCGAGAGCGGCGAGCGCATCGACCACTTCGAGGTGCGGCGCTCGGCTCAGTGA
- a CDS encoding MDR family NADP-dependent oxidoreductase — protein MTHDTMITVQQTSRPEGFPTPAHFAFVEAPVPDPAPGSALVENLLWSVDPYHREAMDGDFLWTLNSPMEGRTLGRVLDSRTPELSPGDLVLHRKGWRTHSVVAPDEVRAVPDFDGVPLAAHLSVLGGTGLSAYVGLTRIARLQPGEDLFVSAAAGGVGTAAGRFARLLGAGRIVGSAGSARKVAYLTEEVGLDAAFDYHEGPVTELLAKAAPDGLDAVLDGVGGDHLEASIAALREHGRIAWVGAVAQYHSLSTPPPAPRNLFDLVEKSIRLEGFLVSNHRDAQAELYDFAVPHLRSGRLPLDVTVVDGFPHIVDAFLGMLRGENIGKMLVARSGRPH, from the coding sequence ATGACGCACGACACCATGATCACCGTCCAGCAGACGTCCCGCCCCGAGGGCTTCCCCACCCCCGCCCACTTCGCCTTCGTCGAGGCCCCGGTGCCCGACCCGGCCCCCGGCAGCGCGCTCGTCGAGAACCTCCTGTGGTCCGTGGACCCGTACCACCGCGAGGCGATGGACGGGGACTTCCTGTGGACGCTGAACTCCCCCATGGAGGGCCGCACCCTGGGCCGGGTCCTGGACTCCCGTACCCCCGAGCTCTCCCCCGGCGACCTCGTCCTGCACCGCAAGGGCTGGCGCACCCACTCCGTGGTCGCCCCGGACGAGGTGCGCGCCGTCCCGGACTTCGACGGCGTGCCCCTCGCCGCGCACCTGAGCGTCCTCGGCGGCACGGGTCTTTCGGCGTACGTCGGCCTGACCCGGATCGCCCGGCTCCAGCCGGGCGAGGACCTGTTCGTCTCGGCGGCGGCCGGCGGGGTCGGCACGGCGGCCGGCCGCTTCGCCCGGCTTCTGGGCGCCGGACGGATCGTCGGCAGCGCGGGCTCGGCACGGAAGGTCGCCTACCTGACCGAGGAGGTCGGCCTCGACGCGGCCTTCGACTACCACGAAGGACCGGTGACCGAGCTCCTCGCGAAGGCGGCCCCGGACGGCCTGGACGCCGTGCTCGACGGGGTGGGCGGAGACCATCTGGAGGCGTCGATCGCCGCGCTGCGCGAGCACGGCCGGATCGCCTGGGTCGGCGCCGTCGCGCAGTACCACTCGCTCTCCACTCCCCCGCCGGCTCCGCGCAACCTCTTCGACCTGGTGGAGAAGAGCATCCGGCTCGAAGGGTTCCTGGTGAGCAACCACCGGGACGCGCAGGCGGAGTTGTACGACTTCGCCGTGCCGCACCTGCGCAGCGGGCGGCTGCCCCTGGACGTGACGGTCGTCGACGGCTTCCCGCACATCGTGGACGCGTTCCTCGGGATGCTGCGCGGGGAGAACATCGGGAAGATGTTGGTGGCCCGATCCGGCCGGCCGCACTAG